The window AACAGGATATCTGAAAATGATGAAAGGGAGCACAAAGGAGGAAAATGTATGAAGACGAAACGTATTGTATCGCTGGTTCTGGCAATGGGATTAACAGCAGGCATGGTTGGCTGCGGAAGTACTTCCGGTGGAACATCAGATGCGGGCACAGAGGAGAAGGAGGCGGGAGTGGTAACAGGGACTTCAGAGTCTACTGGAAATGAGACGGTTGACAGCGCTATGAATTTTAATAGGACGCTGGAAGATTATGAACCCCAGGAAAAAGAGTATGACTTTTATTTTACCTATAAAGTAGTCCATCCCTGGTGGGATGCTGTTGGCATGGGACTAGAGGAGGCGGTGAACCAATATGCGGATAAGGGAATTACAATTAACTATGAGTATGTGGCCCCTGTAACGCCTTCTGCCACAGATCAGGTCAGCAGATTAGAGGAGGCTGCCGGCCGTAACTTCGACGTTGTAGGAGTGGATGTGGCGGATATAAATGTAGTAACCCCCACAATTAATAATCTTATAGGCCAGGGCCAGAAAGTTATGACATTTTCAAGCTCTGATGCTACCAAAGAGGATGGGTGCGAACGTATTGCTTACGTAGGAAATACACACAATTATGAGGATGGGAAGGATATGACGGAAGCGCTTTGCGAGAAGCTGGATTATAAAGGCAAAGTGGCAATTCTCGTTGGGACCCAGGGCGCCCCGTGCCATGAGGACCGGGCAAAAGGAGCGCAGGATGTCATCGCCCAGTACCCAGATATGGAGATTGTTGATATTCAGTATGACAACGATTCAGTGGAAAAAGCACTTACTTTAGCAGAAGGCTTTTTAAAACAGTATGATGACCTGGCTGGAATTATATGCTGCAACATGGGCAACCCGGTGGGAGCTGCACAGGCGGTTGCAGATGCAGGAAAGCAGGATCAAATTACTATTGTAGGCATGGATCATGACCAAAGAGCGCTTGAGTACCTGAAAGAAGGGGTTATTTACTGTTTAGGAGTCCAGGACTGCTTTTCCATGGGATTTGATACAATCCAGACGGCGATTAAGATAGCTGATGGACTTGAACCTGGTTCTGATACATATCCAGAGCAGACAGAAGAAAAAACAACAGTTATCTATCAGGATGATGCACAGGCGATGCTGGACAAGCTCTATGGTTCTGGCGAATAATCACAGCAGTATTCTGATAGCTGGTTATCACGTATGAATTGCCTGGGTACAGGCGGAAGTGAAAGCCCCCTGCCCAAATCGTAAAAGGGCAGGGGAATGGAGGGGCATGCATGGATGAATATATCTTGGAAATGAAAAAAATTGTAAAAAAATTTCCTGGAACCATAGCTCTTAAGCAAGTTGATATTAACTTGAAAAAGGGAGAGATTCTTGCGTTGATCGGTGAAAATGGCGCTGGAAAAAGTACACTGATGAATGTCCTCATTGGAAATTTGATTGCTGATGAAGGAGAAATTATTTATAAAGGTGAAACAATTGTAAATAAAACACCGTTAGATGCTTTGAAACGGAAAATTGCAATGGTACCTCAGGAGTTAAATCTTGCACAAGAGCTGACTGTGGCGGAGAATATTTTCCTTGGAAGCCATATCAAGAAAAACGGGATTGTGGACTGGGAAAGTATGTACAAAGAAGCAAGCGCTCTTTTGGGACAATTGGAGCTGTCCATTGAACCGCGCCGAAAAGTGAAAGAATTATCGGCCGCATACCAGCAGCTTTTAGTTATAGCAAGGACGCTGCATACGGGAGCGGACCTAATTATATTTGATGAGCCTACGGCGTCACTTACGCTGAATGAAACAGAACATATATTGAAAATTATTAAGAATCTTGCAAAGAGTGGGAAGAGCATTGTCATAATTACTCATCATCTTGATGAAGTCAAGGATGTCTCGGACAGGGTATGTATTCTCCGCGACGGCACAATGGTTATGGAGAAGAATACAGATGAATTGTCTGTGGACGATATGATTTTTTATATGGCCAATCAGAAGGTTAAATCACAGAAACATGTGGAGAGGAAGTATTCGGATGAAAATATTCTTGAGGTTCATCATCTGAGCAGGCCAAACGAATTTGAAGATATCAGTTTTTGTGTAAAAAAGGGCGAGATTTTTGGTATTACAGGACTGGTTGGGTCTGGGCGTACAGAGTTGATTAATTGTATTTATGGACTTACAAAAAAACATGGGGGAACCATTAAATTTGAAGAAAAGGAAGTAGAGATTCATGCCCCCAGAGATGCCATAAATCTTGGAATAGGGCTTGTTCCTGAAGAACGGAGGCGCGACGGGATATTCCCCCTTCTTTCCGTGCAGGAGAATATGATACTGCCATCATATCACAAATATAGAAACAAGGGTGTTCTTAGTTTTAAGGACATAAAACGGAATGCACAGAAAGGAATCGACAATCTGCAGATAAAGACCTCTTCTGAAAATGAAGCGATAAAAAATCTGTCTGGAGGCAACCAGCAGAAAGTCATATTGGCAAGATGGGTTGAAAAGGATTTGAAACTACTATTTCTCGATGAGCCAACGAGAGGTATTGATGTCCGTGCAAAAGGAGAGATTTATAATCTTATACGCAGCATGGCTGATCAGGGATTTAGCGTTGTGATTGTTTCCTCGGAAATTGACGAAATTCTTGTTGTGGCTGACCGGATTATGGTTATGTTTGAAGGTAATATGAAAGGTATTGTTGAAGGGCCTGATGTTGCTGATATGACCAGGACAAATATATTAAAAATGTCCCTGAGTTGATATAGGGTTATAGTACCCGTATTTGACGATTGGAGGAAACTATGGAATCTAAAAATGTAAAGACGGAAAAAAGTAAAATTGCAGGAGTGTTTAAGTCAACTGCGGCTATGGTATTTCTGGTAACAATTGCTGTTACCCTTGTGACTCAGCTGATTACGGGTAATTTTTATACAGCATACAATATGACTACGCTTATGCGAACTGCCTCCTTTACCCTGCTGGTGGGATTTGCCCAGACGTTTGTGCTTTTGTTGGGAGGGATTGACCTTTCCATTGCAGGCTGCGGAGGCCTGTGTAGTATGATATTTGCTTCATTTCTTACCAAGACTGCCATGAATCCGTATTTGGCAATTGTTTTGTCATTAATCTGCGGAATTGCATTGGGTTTGATTAACGGACTGATTATCGTTTCTATGAATTTGACTCCGTTTATTGTGACATTGGCAACTTCCAGTGTTATGACTGGACTGATTTACTTGTTTACAAAAGGATTTGCCCTTACCGGTATTCCCACGGCTGTTACAGTGATTGGCCAAAACAGCCTGTTTGGAATCATTCCGTATCCGTTCCTTATTGCAATTATATTAGCTTTAATTTTAATATTCCTGTTAAAATTCACTTCTTTTGGACGGCATATTTATGCTGTGGGAGGAAACAGGATGGCAGCTGAAATTGTTGGAATAAGAGTAAAACGTGTGGAGCTTGTATGCTACACGATTTCAGGGGCTATTTCAGCTCTTGCCGGGATCCTTATGGTATGCCGCATGGGTTCCTATCAGGCTGATATTGGGTCTTCCTGGACTATGCCGTCAATTACAGCCGCTGTTCTGGGCGGAACCGCTATGACAGGCGGTGAAGGTGGAATTGGGGGAGCCATTTTTGGCGGACTCCTTATGTCGGTAATTACATACAGCATCAGCCTTATGGGTATTGATTCTTATTGGAATGAAGTTGTAACTGGTATTGTCGTATTAATTGCTGTATATGCAGATGCAATCAGGCGCAGAAGGCGTGCGTCTTAAGCCGAAGACTCTGCTGAATTATGGGAACCTGAAGGCCAGATATACATTTGGAGGGAATAAGATATGAAATTTGGAATTTGTTATTGTTATTGGAGCAAAGATTGGGAAGGCACTGACTATCCACAGCAGATTGAACGGGCGCGGAAATGTGGTTTTGATGTGTTAGAAATTTTCTATGGCAGGACGCTTACTATGCCCCAGGCAGAAGTTGAAGAAATAAAAGCAGCTTGTAAGGCGAACGATGTAGAATTATATATTTCTGGAGGCTTTGGGGCGGATTATGATCTGACATCTTTTGACGAAACCATCCGCGCCAAAGGCGTAAAAAATGCAATTACATTATTAAAAGCTATGGCCCGCTTGGGCGCAAAGAATTTCTCGGGAATTAATTATGCCCCGTGGTGCAAGTTTGATACAGCATTTGAAAAAGCGAAAGCAGTGGAGCAGGCTGCAAAAAGCCTTAAAGAAATTGGCAGGGCATGCGGTGATTATGATTTTAGCTGGAACATGGAAGTGGTGAATAGATTTGAGGGGTATCTCCTAAACACAGCTTCAGAAGCCGTAAGTCTGTGTGATATAGTGGATGACCCACATATTAACATTTTGCTGGATACATTTCATGGAATGATTGAGGAGGATGATCTTGCAGATGCAGTCCGTCAGGTTGGAAAGGGCCGTCTTGGGCATTATCACATGGGAACCAACAACCGCCGCCCTCCGCGTCCGTGCTTACTTCCGTGGAAAGAGATTTGTGAAGCATTAAAGGAAATAGAGTATGACAGGTGTATTTCATTTGAGCCTTTGGTTCGTACGGGCGGCTCTGTGGCGCTGGAAGGCGGAAATGTATGGCGTCCAATGCTTCCGGCTGATGCAGACGATAAGATGTTGGATGACATGATTATAAAATCTCGCGAATACATAAGTGAAATGCTTAAATAATACCGGAGGGATTACATATGGAAAAGTGGTTTATTGGTGTGGATTCTGGCACAAGCGGCATTAAAGCGGTTCTCTTTAATCTGGAAGGTAAACAAATTGGAAAAAAGTACTATCCTCTTACTGGACTGTTTCCAGAAGAAGACCAATATGAAGAGGATATGAATGAAATATGGGAAAAATGCTGTTGCTGTGTCAAGGAGCTTTCTAAGGAGTACGATTTGTCAAGGGTGGTCGGCCTGGGGATCACAGCCCAGGGCGACGGACTGTGGATGATTGACAAAAATGGCAATCCAGTCAGGAATGGCGCCTGTTTCTGCGACGGACGTGCGGGAGCAATTGTAGATGAGTGGGTGAAAGATGGTACTAGTGATAAGCTTTTTGAATTAACAGGAACCAGGATATTTTCTGGAAATCAAAATGGAATTGTAAAATGGATGGAGAGGAATGCAAAGGAAGATTTGGACAAAGCCTCCTATTTTCTTCACCTTAAGGATTATCTGTTCATGAAATTTACCGGGGAGATTACAACGGATCCGACAGATCAGTCTTTAATCTTTTTGGACCAGGAAACAAGAGAATATTCTGAAGAAGTGTTTAGCCTATGTAAATTAAAGCGGTATAGGTCTAAATATCCCCCAGTGCTCCCGGCGGCAAAAAATGCTTTTAAAATTCTGCCAAAACTGGCAAGAACCCTGGGACTTAATGAGGACGTACTGATAACTTCAGGGCCTATGGATGTATCTGCCTGTGCACTTGGAAGCGGCGTTATTGAGGAGGGAAATTGCTGTACGATTATGGGAACGGCGGCGCTGCATGAAATGGTGATATCAAAGCCGCTGCAGGATGACATTTGTGCGGGTATGACGATCACACACGTCATGGAGGGACGATGGCTGCGGCTGATGGCTTCACTGGCGGGCACGCCAAATCTTAACTGGATGCTGAATAACTTTGGTGCACAGATAAAGAGTGATGCAGCTAAAATGGGAAAGAATATATACGACCATATGGAAGATATAGCAAAGGGCGTTCCCATAGGGGCAAACGGTGTAATGTATCATCCTTATCTTTTAGCTGGGGGCGAAAGAGCCCCGTTTACCGAGAATGCTGCAAGAGCAAGCTTTACAGGGATAAATGAGAGGCATACCCTTGCGGATGTAGTGCGGGCCACATATGAAGGGGTTGCCTATGCAATGCTGGATTGTTATCAGCATATGCCTCAGGATATAAAAAGGCTTACGCTTTGCGGAGGCGGAACTAAAAGCGCTTTCTGGTCTCAGATGTTCGCGGATGTAGTGGGGCATGAGATTGTTACAGTGAAAGGGGAGGAAGCCGGCGCTAAAGGAGTCGTACTAAATAATGCGGTTGTCCAGGGATACTACTCTGACTATAAAGATGCGGTGGAGAAGACTGTTGAATATGATAAGATATATACACCGAACATGAAACAACATGCTCAATATGTCAAATTCTATGAATTGTATAAAGAGACATACGAGACTATGGGGAGAGTATGGAAATTAAGGAAGAATATACTGGGTGAATGATATGGATTATTATGAAGAACGAGTTTCAATTGTCAATACGTGCAGGAAAATGTGTGAGATGTCGTATTTCATTGGCACCTGGGGGAATGTGAGCGTCAGGGTAGGGGATTATATACTGCTTACTCCGAGCAGGGTGGATTATGATATTATGAAATACTCGGACATTATTGTTATTGACATGGATGGAAACAAAATACAGGGGGATAAGAACCCGACTTCGGAAAAGGAGGTACATAGGCAGATTTATCTTAAAAGGAAGGACGTGGGGGCTGTTATTCATGCGCATACTGCTAACGCTATGGCGGTATCGGCAATGGATGTTGATCAGGTGCCATGTCTGGTAGAAGAGATGAGCCAGCTGCTTGGCGGGGGGATCCCAGTGACGAAAACTTATGTTGCCGCTGAGAATCATTTTGAACTTGGCAGAATAGCAGGAGAGTCAATCGGCAATAAAAATGGAGTGATTCTGCGTAATCATGGGCCTGTCGCATGTGGTAAAAACCTTGGCGAGGCAGTTTTATCTGCAAAAGTCGTAGAAAAATCCTGTGGTATATATTTGAAGTGCCTGCAGTCAGGGGTTGGGCAGAGAGTTATACCAGAACATAGTGTTGAGTCCGAACATTATAGATATCAGTTTACATATGGAAAAGAACAGACATGATAAGTACTGTGGGATGACCCTGAAGAATATATAAACCTTCAAACTGGTGTAAGATAGGATTGCCTAGTTTGGAGGTTTATGTTTGCGAGTAACGAGCCAAGCGGACATATTTACATGTCCATTTGGGGACTGCCGCAAAGGTCTAGTACCCCGATGCCTGAACCGGGGCCTTTGACTTAATGATAGGCAGATACATTCAGTAAAGAGTAAAAATATAAAACATAGATATTATTCATATTGGCTAGAATCCGCCGCCGCATCACTCAATTGCCTGTCCCAGACAGATTCCTCAATAGCCTTCAGGCATTCTTCTGTATGCTTTAAAATATCTCGTCCCCAGAAGTGGATTACAGTGTAACCAAGAAAAAGAAGCTTTTTGTCATTTTCCCAGTCACGGCTGCGGTTCCGCTCGATTTTTTTGATCCAATAGTCTGGATTATTTCCCTTTTCAAGACGCAGCTTAAGAATTTCCCAATCTTTTCCATGAAAAAATTCACTGTCGCAGAAAATTGCAATTTTATATTTGGTCAGTACGATATCAGGAGAGCCAGGAAGGGCCTTATAATTCTTGCGGTAGCGGTACCCTTTGTGCCATAGGGCCCTGCGGAGCTGTAATTCTATGGACGTATCCTGGCTGCGTATTTTACTCATATTCTTGGACACGGTAGTTGGATCCCTTTTCATGCGTCTCACCCCTCCCGATTGCAGAAGCTATTGAATATAAGCACATTCTAGCAAAACCAGTTATAGATAGCAAGAATAAAATAACTGATGTTTCGGGGTGGTCCGGCTTTGTGATATATGAAAGGATTATTGGAGTCCTATTTTCAGAAAAAGTAAGGAGACCGATTTAGTATAGAATCTACTTGACAAAAGGCAGAAACTGGAATATATTAAAAATAGTAATTGTTATTAATTTTATAAAGGAGAATATCTATGAACTTAAAAGGGACAGAAACAGAGAAGAATATGAGGACTGCATTGGCAGGAGAGTCTATGGCCAGGAACAAATATACATATTATGCCATGCAGGCGAAGGCAGAGGGACAGGCGGAGATAGCTGAATTCTTTGAGAAAATGGCTGGAAACGAAATGATCCATGCAAAGATTTGGTTTTCCATGCTTAATGATGGATTGGGCAATACAGAGAAAAACTTAAGTGACGCAGCGGCAGGGGAGAATGATGAGTGGACTGATATGTATCCTGGGTTTGCGAAAACAGCGAGAGAAGAGGGCCTTGATGAGATAGCGGATATGTTTGAAAAGGTGGCGGAGATCGAAAAAGACCACGAGCGCCGTTTTCTGCAAAAGCTGATTGGCATGAAGAAAAAGGCCCATTCTGCCAAGGAGGGCAATGCTCAGGCCACATCCCAGGCGAGGGAGACACCTTCAGCAAAGAGGAAAGTCGAGGGGTACCGCTGTATGTTCTGTGGGGCAACCTTTGAGGACAGGCCGGATGTATGTTCAGTCTGTAAGGCCATTGGTTCTTTCGAGAGTTGCACAATAGAAAAATAGGGAATTATTGGCTTTGGCTACTAGCTGCTGAGTATGGCAACTGCCATCCTGCCATAATCAGAATCTAAAACAATGCTGGAAGTTTCAGAAATAAAGGCAGGGGTTTCGGATATATGCGGGGTTGTGACGTTACAGTCCATCTTCTTCTGGGAAAGCTGTATTGTTGCATTCCCGCAGGAAATATTAGTAAGCTCACATAAGGATAAGGCTGATTGTACAAGCTGTCCTGCCATAGGGAATAATTCTTTATGCTGCCTGTCAATGTGGTCAATTCCAATGGGATCACTTTCTTTCCACATAATTATATTCCTCCCAAATGTGAATAATGGAAAACGGAAATATATATCCGTATTTTGGTAGTATACACGTAATCTGCTTTTTTCAATGAGTGAGACACTATATCGGGATATCCTTTCTCAATAGATATAAAGACATACTGTGCAGCAAGCGGCGCCACAGGCATCGGGGAACCCAGGCGGAGAAAGGATAAAGGGAAATTATTTGAAAGTCCTTGACGAAATTATTTTGCAGATTATATAATAACAGAAATTGAACCCAACATGCCGCTTTTGGAAGTGGACTTCGTTGGGGTTTTTGCGTATCTGAATATAGAGGCAGTTTAGCCGGCAGATATGCCGCAGCGTGTTGAAAATGTGTGGGAGGATGCAGAAAATGAAAAAAATGACATTGGGATCCGGGAGTCTGGAGGTTCCGGTAATTGCAGCTGGATGTATGAGGATTAATACCCTGGACGAGGACGATATTGAAGTCTACATAAATAAATGCATGGAGTTGGGTATGAATTTTTTCGAACATGCAGACATCTATGGTAATGGAAAGTGTGAGTCCTTGTTTGCAGAGGCGTTTGAAAAAACGGAGTTCAGGCGTGAGGATGTGATTCTGCAGTCCAAATGTGGGATAGTACCGGGTGTGATGTATGATTTTTCCAAGGAACACATTTTAAAATCTGTGGAAAACAGTTTGAAGAGATTAAATACAGATTATTTGGATGTACTAGTGCTTCACAGGCCGGATGCCCTGGTAGAGCCGGAGGAAGTTGCAGAAGTATTCGACCTGCTCAATGCTTCCGGTAAGGTAAGGAATTTTGGGGTATCTAATCATAAACCCATGCAGATTGAATTGCTGAAAAAGTATGTGAAGCAGGACATTGTCACAAATCAGCTCCAGTTCAGCATCCCTTTCTCTAATATGGTCGCAAATGGAATGGAAGTAAATATGCTGACAGAAGGGTCTGTAGACCATGACGGAAGCGTCCTGGATTATTGCCGCCTGCATGACATGACAATCCAGGCATGGTCTCCGTTCCAGTATGGATTTTTTGAAGGAGTGTTTATAGGGAGCAGCAAATATCCTGAACTTAACCAACAGCTAGAAGAGTTGGCGGAGCGTTATGAT of the Luxibacter massiliensis genome contains:
- a CDS encoding FGGY-family carbohydrate kinase, translated to MEKWFIGVDSGTSGIKAVLFNLEGKQIGKKYYPLTGLFPEEDQYEEDMNEIWEKCCCCVKELSKEYDLSRVVGLGITAQGDGLWMIDKNGNPVRNGACFCDGRAGAIVDEWVKDGTSDKLFELTGTRIFSGNQNGIVKWMERNAKEDLDKASYFLHLKDYLFMKFTGEITTDPTDQSLIFLDQETREYSEEVFSLCKLKRYRSKYPPVLPAAKNAFKILPKLARTLGLNEDVLITSGPMDVSACALGSGVIEEGNCCTIMGTAALHEMVISKPLQDDICAGMTITHVMEGRWLRLMASLAGTPNLNWMLNNFGAQIKSDAAKMGKNIYDHMEDIAKGVPIGANGVMYHPYLLAGGERAPFTENAARASFTGINERHTLADVVRATYEGVAYAMLDCYQHMPQDIKRLTLCGGGTKSAFWSQMFADVVGHEIVTVKGEEAGAKGVVLNNAVVQGYYSDYKDAVEKTVEYDKIYTPNMKQHAQYVKFYELYKETYETMGRVWKLRKNILGE
- a CDS encoding rubrerythrin family protein, which codes for MNLKGTETEKNMRTALAGESMARNKYTYYAMQAKAEGQAEIAEFFEKMAGNEMIHAKIWFSMLNDGLGNTEKNLSDAAAGENDEWTDMYPGFAKTAREEGLDEIADMFEKVAEIEKDHERRFLQKLIGMKKKAHSAKEGNAQATSQARETPSAKRKVEGYRCMFCGATFEDRPDVCSVCKAIGSFESCTIEK
- a CDS encoding very short patch repair endonuclease, translated to MKRDPTTVSKNMSKIRSQDTSIELQLRRALWHKGYRYRKNYKALPGSPDIVLTKYKIAIFCDSEFFHGKDWEILKLRLEKGNNPDYWIKKIERNRSRDWENDKKLLFLGYTVIHFWGRDILKHTEECLKAIEESVWDRQLSDAAADSSQYE
- a CDS encoding substrate-binding domain-containing protein; the protein is MKTKRIVSLVLAMGLTAGMVGCGSTSGGTSDAGTEEKEAGVVTGTSESTGNETVDSAMNFNRTLEDYEPQEKEYDFYFTYKVVHPWWDAVGMGLEEAVNQYADKGITINYEYVAPVTPSATDQVSRLEEAAGRNFDVVGVDVADINVVTPTINNLIGQGQKVMTFSSSDATKEDGCERIAYVGNTHNYEDGKDMTEALCEKLDYKGKVAILVGTQGAPCHEDRAKGAQDVIAQYPDMEIVDIQYDNDSVEKALTLAEGFLKQYDDLAGIICCNMGNPVGAAQAVADAGKQDQITIVGMDHDQRALEYLKEGVIYCLGVQDCFSMGFDTIQTAIKIADGLEPGSDTYPEQTEEKTTVIYQDDAQAMLDKLYGSGE
- a CDS encoding ABC transporter permease, whose protein sequence is MESKNVKTEKSKIAGVFKSTAAMVFLVTIAVTLVTQLITGNFYTAYNMTTLMRTASFTLLVGFAQTFVLLLGGIDLSIAGCGGLCSMIFASFLTKTAMNPYLAIVLSLICGIALGLINGLIIVSMNLTPFIVTLATSSVMTGLIYLFTKGFALTGIPTAVTVIGQNSLFGIIPYPFLIAIILALILIFLLKFTSFGRHIYAVGGNRMAAEIVGIRVKRVELVCYTISGAISALAGILMVCRMGSYQADIGSSWTMPSITAAVLGGTAMTGGEGGIGGAIFGGLLMSVITYSISLMGIDSYWNEVVTGIVVLIAVYADAIRRRRRAS
- a CDS encoding sugar ABC transporter ATP-binding protein — translated: MDEYILEMKKIVKKFPGTIALKQVDINLKKGEILALIGENGAGKSTLMNVLIGNLIADEGEIIYKGETIVNKTPLDALKRKIAMVPQELNLAQELTVAENIFLGSHIKKNGIVDWESMYKEASALLGQLELSIEPRRKVKELSAAYQQLLVIARTLHTGADLIIFDEPTASLTLNETEHILKIIKNLAKSGKSIVIITHHLDEVKDVSDRVCILRDGTMVMEKNTDELSVDDMIFYMANQKVKSQKHVERKYSDENILEVHHLSRPNEFEDISFCVKKGEIFGITGLVGSGRTELINCIYGLTKKHGGTIKFEEKEVEIHAPRDAINLGIGLVPEERRRDGIFPLLSVQENMILPSYHKYRNKGVLSFKDIKRNAQKGIDNLQIKTSSENEAIKNLSGGNQQKVILARWVEKDLKLLFLDEPTRGIDVRAKGEIYNLIRSMADQGFSVVIVSSEIDEILVVADRIMVMFEGNMKGIVEGPDVADMTRTNILKMSLS
- a CDS encoding aldo/keto reductase, whose translation is MKKMTLGSGSLEVPVIAAGCMRINTLDEDDIEVYINKCMELGMNFFEHADIYGNGKCESLFAEAFEKTEFRREDVILQSKCGIVPGVMYDFSKEHILKSVENSLKRLNTDYLDVLVLHRPDALVEPEEVAEVFDLLNASGKVRNFGVSNHKPMQIELLKKYVKQDIVTNQLQFSIPFSNMVANGMEVNMLTEGSVDHDGSVLDYCRLHDMTIQAWSPFQYGFFEGVFIGSSKYPELNQQLEELAERYDTTPTAIAAAWILRHPAHIQMIAGTTNLDRLEEIARGSEIRLTREEWYQIYLSAGHILP
- a CDS encoding sugar phosphate isomerase/epimerase family protein, which produces MKFGICYCYWSKDWEGTDYPQQIERARKCGFDVLEIFYGRTLTMPQAEVEEIKAACKANDVELYISGGFGADYDLTSFDETIRAKGVKNAITLLKAMARLGAKNFSGINYAPWCKFDTAFEKAKAVEQAAKSLKEIGRACGDYDFSWNMEVVNRFEGYLLNTASEAVSLCDIVDDPHINILLDTFHGMIEEDDLADAVRQVGKGRLGHYHMGTNNRRPPRPCLLPWKEICEALKEIEYDRCISFEPLVRTGGSVALEGGNVWRPMLPADADDKMLDDMIIKSREYISEMLK
- a CDS encoding class II aldolase/adducin family protein → MDYYEERVSIVNTCRKMCEMSYFIGTWGNVSVRVGDYILLTPSRVDYDIMKYSDIIVIDMDGNKIQGDKNPTSEKEVHRQIYLKRKDVGAVIHAHTANAMAVSAMDVDQVPCLVEEMSQLLGGGIPVTKTYVAAENHFELGRIAGESIGNKNGVILRNHGPVACGKNLGEAVLSAKVVEKSCGIYLKCLQSGVGQRVIPEHSVESEHYRYQFTYGKEQT